Proteins co-encoded in one Candidatus Zixiibacteriota bacterium genomic window:
- the rpsT gene encoding 30S ribosomal protein S20: protein MPNHKSCEKRMRTSEAERNRNRSFRSRLRQAIKDVRVETRKDEAVLKFKEATIIIDKAAGSGLIHKRTAARNKSRLAQFVAKLS, encoded by the coding sequence TTGCCGAATCATAAGTCGTGCGAAAAGCGCATGAGGACGTCCGAGGCGGAACGCAACCGGAACCGGTCGTTCCGTTCGCGGCTGCGTCAGGCCATCAAGGACGTTAGAGTTGAAACCCGAAAGGACGAGGCTGTCCTCAAGTTCAAGGAAGCCACGATAATTATCGACAAAGCGGCCGGCAGCGGACTCATTCATAAGCGCACCGCCGCCCGAAATAAATCCCGTCTGGCCCAGTTTGTCGCCAAGCTATCATAG
- the murJ gene encoding murein biosynthesis integral membrane protein MurJ yields the protein MASVSKVSGATAISRVLGLVREQAQAYFFGASMATDAFVAAFRIPNLLRDLFAEGALSAAFVPIFKDKLVNESEDSSFALARTVASAILLVVGAIVLLGMIATPVLIFISANGFTEDAEKFALTIDLTRIMWVYLLLVSLSALVMGMLNSFGRFGVPALSPAMFNLGIIACVFIMYQWFDVPIYAMAIGVLVGGLGQLAMQLPQLWRIGFRFRWSFTFFDEGFRKVLRMFLPMVAGMSASRVNILISTLMASYLVEGSISYLNYSFRLMHFPLGVFAVALGTVALPNASELAARREFDRLGAALSESLSLNLFLIIPSAAFLAIIGTDLVDVIYRWGRFSQGDTVNTGLALLHYSYGLIGFAAVRVTVPIYYALKDSSLPMRISIISVAVNIALYYPLMKLLSFAGLAAATSIAGLVNFALLLVYLPRKGVSLEYRPLLFSFVKVGVASAVAFYGASMLPIPASSDWPEGIARLWQFGAKFTVGVILYLLLCAILRVPEMRLIQNRIRRRT from the coding sequence GTGGCCTCGGTCAGCAAGGTATCCGGCGCCACCGCGATTTCCCGTGTCCTGGGCCTCGTCCGCGAGCAGGCGCAGGCCTATTTCTTCGGCGCGTCGATGGCCACCGACGCCTTCGTAGCCGCTTTCCGCATTCCCAATTTGCTGCGCGATCTTTTTGCCGAGGGGGCGCTGTCCGCCGCGTTCGTGCCGATTTTTAAAGACAAACTGGTGAACGAATCGGAGGACAGTTCATTTGCCCTTGCGCGTACGGTCGCCTCGGCGATCCTGCTGGTGGTCGGTGCGATCGTTCTGCTGGGAATGATCGCCACGCCGGTGCTGATCTTCATTTCGGCGAACGGCTTTACGGAGGACGCAGAGAAATTCGCCCTGACCATCGATCTCACCCGCATCATGTGGGTCTACCTGTTGCTCGTATCGCTTTCAGCTTTGGTGATGGGTATGTTGAACTCGTTTGGGCGGTTCGGAGTCCCTGCTCTGTCGCCCGCCATGTTCAACCTGGGGATAATCGCCTGTGTGTTTATCATGTATCAATGGTTTGACGTTCCGATTTACGCGATGGCCATAGGTGTGCTGGTGGGCGGACTCGGCCAGTTGGCGATGCAACTGCCGCAGCTCTGGCGAATCGGGTTCCGCTTCCGCTGGAGTTTCACCTTTTTTGACGAAGGTTTTCGCAAGGTGCTCCGAATGTTCCTGCCCATGGTAGCCGGGATGTCCGCCAGCCGGGTGAACATCCTGATCAGCACTTTGATGGCGTCATACCTGGTGGAAGGTTCAATCTCGTATCTCAATTACTCTTTTCGATTGATGCACTTCCCGCTGGGGGTGTTCGCTGTGGCGCTCGGCACGGTCGCTCTGCCCAACGCATCCGAGCTGGCCGCCCGTAGAGAATTTGATCGCCTCGGCGCGGCGCTTTCGGAGTCCCTCAGCCTCAACCTGTTTCTGATCATTCCCTCGGCGGCGTTTCTGGCGATCATAGGAACCGATCTGGTCGACGTTATCTATCGCTGGGGGCGGTTTTCGCAGGGTGACACCGTCAACACCGGCCTGGCGCTGCTGCATTATTCGTACGGGCTGATCGGCTTTGCCGCTGTCCGCGTGACCGTGCCGATTTACTATGCCCTGAAAGATTCCTCGCTACCGATGCGGATTTCGATAATCTCCGTCGCTGTAAACATCGCGCTCTATTATCCCCTGATGAAGCTGCTCAGCTTCGCCGGGCTGGCCGCGGCAACATCGATTGCCGGTCTGGTAAATTTCGCTTTGCTTCTCGTGTATCTTCCGCGAAAGGGGGTAAGCCTGGAGTACCGACCCCTCTTGTTCAGTTTCGTGAAAGTTGGCGTGGCATCGGCCGTCGCGTTTTATGGTGCATCAATGCTTCCCATTCCCGCATCATCTGACTGGCCCGAGGGCATCGCCAGGCTCTGGCAATTCGGGGCGAAGTTTACGGTGGGCGTGATCCTGTATCTGCTTCTATGTGCAATACTGAGAGTACCCGAGATGCGGCTCATCCAAAATCGAATTAGGCGACGGACATAA
- a CDS encoding ComEC/Rec2 family competence protein has product MLKSYPSLFLLGFVVAGIVAAYLVTPPLALCVSVGVIALALAVWQRRKERWAVSALLAGLALTAVAAVSFTLRFHVGGTDHIRQVLAVPTLCRVFGQVDDWPEMRRGRTEITIEVDSLSFRSAAASQTRRVYGRLLLKVTDTTTLLQRGDRIAFSARVYPVRAGRHDDFDYGRYLNLRGISAQAFLPTLLSVHVDRRPPVGFWPIVDDIRETIRASFDRNLSPVTSALARGFLIGETRDIPPAVYTLFRDSGTLHLLAVSGANVALVIIFFLWVMRPFWLGPATRSIVLLIVIAVFAGVSYGDPSVMRASIMAALVLGARLLGRPFDLNNIIAVTALIVLLVRPAQLFDVGFQLSFVTAWGLVFVVPRLAVLFQPVHERRWYRWLVLPAMVALVAQLFSTPLIALYFERIPVISLAANLAVVPLVSVGVIGILVLLVADLIWPLLGAWVGSLVNLWLNAVVIVLQVFGGDHMPVLGAGALFASSLGSLIVVFIYVLLTLTVVAIVRTWARKVVVFGVLLAANAYLVAGVAASLDGDSARLRIERIPGGLSVTLSTPEQADGDLVITNLTRTAYAADSSMLVPNLRRQNVSRLRHLVVLAADFDAMDYILRLAQRFSADTIWIARGLAGTVSDAQGFRRDIAYAGAIVPFGGRIDSTGRSGCHLGDGYVGIRVGDAQIEVVESTSLHRPSSLPEAQNRLLVISGRWTPNSEDWRRIAEARYDRIICSEIAQASGASWPDVEFDTDAVTPDFVQDLSRLGMIEIDLPR; this is encoded by the coding sequence GTGCTGAAAAGTTATCCCAGTCTTTTCCTACTTGGCTTTGTAGTCGCTGGAATCGTGGCGGCGTACCTGGTTACGCCGCCGTTGGCGTTGTGTGTCTCAGTAGGCGTAATTGCCCTGGCGCTGGCGGTATGGCAGCGCAGGAAGGAGCGCTGGGCCGTGTCGGCTCTCCTGGCCGGGTTGGCTCTGACTGCGGTGGCTGCGGTCAGCTTCACGCTGCGGTTCCATGTCGGCGGCACGGATCATATTCGGCAGGTCCTCGCGGTACCCACGCTGTGCCGGGTGTTCGGACAGGTCGACGACTGGCCTGAAATGAGACGGGGGAGGACCGAAATAACTATTGAAGTCGACTCGCTCTCCTTCCGCTCCGCTGCTGCTTCGCAGACTCGTCGAGTCTACGGACGCCTGCTTTTGAAGGTAACCGACACCACCACTTTGCTCCAGCGCGGCGATCGCATCGCTTTCTCTGCGCGCGTCTACCCGGTGCGTGCCGGGCGACACGACGACTTCGATTACGGTCGCTATCTCAACCTGCGGGGAATTTCCGCGCAGGCTTTCCTGCCCACCCTGCTAAGCGTACATGTGGATCGGCGCCCCCCTGTCGGTTTCTGGCCGATTGTAGATGACATCAGGGAGACCATTCGCGCGAGCTTCGACCGAAACCTCAGCCCGGTGACATCGGCCCTGGCGCGCGGTTTCCTCATCGGCGAAACCAGGGATATTCCCCCTGCCGTCTACACCCTGTTTCGCGACAGCGGCACGCTGCACCTGCTGGCAGTGTCCGGCGCCAACGTGGCCCTGGTGATCATCTTCTTTCTGTGGGTGATGCGCCCGTTCTGGCTGGGACCTGCCACCCGTTCGATCGTTCTCCTGATTGTTATAGCTGTATTCGCAGGGGTTTCTTACGGGGACCCGTCGGTCATGCGCGCGTCTATTATGGCAGCGCTTGTTCTGGGTGCGCGCTTGCTCGGACGCCCGTTCGATCTGAACAATATCATCGCGGTGACGGCGTTGATCGTCTTGCTCGTTCGGCCGGCGCAGCTTTTCGACGTAGGTTTCCAGTTGTCTTTCGTGACTGCCTGGGGGCTGGTTTTTGTCGTGCCGCGGCTGGCCGTGCTGTTCCAGCCGGTTCACGAGCGTCGCTGGTATCGGTGGCTGGTCTTGCCGGCAATGGTCGCTTTGGTCGCGCAGTTGTTTTCGACACCCTTGATTGCGCTGTACTTCGAGCGAATTCCCGTCATCTCTCTGGCGGCCAATCTGGCAGTTGTGCCGTTGGTGTCAGTCGGCGTCATTGGTATACTCGTCCTGCTGGTAGCTGATCTAATATGGCCATTGCTCGGCGCCTGGGTGGGCAGCCTAGTGAATCTCTGGCTGAACGCAGTCGTGATAGTCCTGCAGGTTTTCGGTGGCGACCACATGCCGGTTCTGGGGGCCGGTGCGCTTTTCGCTTCAAGCCTGGGGTCGTTGATAGTCGTCTTTATCTATGTGCTGCTCACTCTGACTGTAGTGGCAATCGTCCGCACATGGGCCAGAAAGGTTGTTGTATTCGGAGTTCTTCTGGCAGCAAACGCATACCTCGTCGCCGGTGTCGCGGCATCGTTGGACGGCGATTCAGCACGATTGCGAATCGAACGCATCCCCGGCGGATTGAGCGTTACGCTCTCGACACCCGAACAAGCCGATGGCGATCTCGTCATCACCAATCTCACCCGTACGGCCTACGCCGCCGATTCCAGCATGCTCGTCCCGAACCTGCGCCGTCAAAATGTCTCACGGCTTCGCCACCTGGTGGTGTTGGCCGCAGATTTCGATGCCATGGACTACATTCTGCGGCTGGCGCAGCGGTTTTCCGCTGACACCATCTGGATAGCTCGAGGTCTTGCAGGTACGGTCAGTGACGCGCAGGGCTTTCGTCGTGACATCGCATACGCCGGCGCCATTGTCCCGTTCGGCGGCCGAATCGATTCCACGGGACGGTCGGGATGCCACCTTGGAGACGGGTATGTCGGCATTCGGGTCGGCGACGCTCAAATTGAAGTTGTGGAGTCGACGTCGCTGCATCGGCCGTCTTCACTACCTGAGGCACAGAACCGTTTACTGGTAATCAGCGGACGCTGGACGCCAAACTCCGAAGACTGGCGCCGGATTGCAGAAGCCCGATATGACCGAATCATCTGTTCAGAAATCGCACAGGCGTCCGGAGCCTCGTGGCCGGATGTCGAATTTGACACCGATGCCGTCACCCCAGACTTCGTGCAGGATTTGTCGCGCCTTGGCATGATCGAAATCGACCTCCCTCGCTGA
- a CDS encoding DUF4388 domain-containing protein yields MSLSGNLRTVAFPDILQLLATGKKTGMLECRTTTRQKEVAFKDGNIVYASSVNSAEDLLGNMLLKRGRISKSDLERAIGLHKQTGRQLGTTLIDMGLFDKNEIAECLKLQIEEIVYNLFSWQEGDFVFHEGVAPRNAPFLIELATMNVIMEGTRRIDEWMEIQKVLPADDVLLRISKSPKSNREELTISMDEFRLLSLINGERTLPELINLSPMGEFVTCRALYRLIVNHLVEVAGKSEKAQDAELEDEEEAVLAIVFKLYSNCFYQVHSRVAQMLGGENTKYPSFASKYRSGLTTFFPGVDPRSDLMPPFEKFVAAVRSMPEHIRYHQLMAGLERMLSEQLLYVYQLLGDGVFHDTMTKVKMEISEPLASRRDLVKRYNIEEDFYGTIKRADKMVKLLRGSL; encoded by the coding sequence ATGAGTTTATCAGGTAATCTGAGAACAGTGGCGTTCCCCGACATCCTTCAGCTTCTTGCCACCGGCAAGAAAACCGGAATGCTGGAGTGCCGTACCACGACCCGCCAGAAGGAAGTTGCCTTCAAAGACGGCAATATCGTGTACGCGTCGTCGGTCAACAGCGCGGAGGATTTGCTCGGCAACATGCTGCTGAAACGGGGGCGGATTTCCAAGTCGGATCTCGAACGCGCGATCGGCCTGCACAAACAGACCGGCCGCCAGCTCGGCACGACCCTGATCGACATGGGGCTGTTCGACAAGAATGAGATCGCCGAGTGCCTCAAGCTCCAGATCGAGGAGATCGTGTACAACCTGTTCTCGTGGCAGGAGGGCGATTTTGTCTTCCACGAGGGAGTCGCGCCGCGCAACGCGCCCTTTTTGATCGAGCTGGCCACCATGAACGTGATCATGGAGGGCACGCGCCGAATCGACGAGTGGATGGAGATTCAGAAAGTACTTCCGGCCGACGACGTTCTGCTGCGCATCTCCAAGTCACCTAAGTCGAACCGAGAAGAACTGACCATTTCGATGGATGAGTTCCGCCTGCTGTCGCTCATCAACGGTGAACGAACCCTCCCCGAGCTGATCAATCTCTCGCCTATGGGCGAGTTCGTCACCTGCCGAGCGCTCTACCGTCTGATTGTCAATCACCTCGTTGAGGTGGCCGGCAAGAGCGAAAAGGCCCAGGATGCGGAACTCGAGGACGAGGAAGAGGCGGTGCTGGCGATTGTCTTCAAGCTGTACTCAAATTGTTTCTATCAGGTGCACTCCCGCGTAGCCCAAATGCTGGGCGGCGAGAACACCAAGTACCCGTCGTTCGCATCGAAGTACCGCTCCGGCCTGACCACGTTCTTCCCTGGGGTAGATCCCCGCTCCGACCTGATGCCGCCATTTGAAAAGTTTGTGGCGGCCGTGCGCTCCATGCCCGAACACATCCGCTATCATCAGCTCATGGCCGGACTGGAGAGGATGCTTTCCGAGCAGCTCCTGTATGTCTACCAGCTTCTGGGCGACGGGGTCTTTCATGACACGATGACCAAAGTGAAAATGGAAATATCGGAACCGCTGGCCAGTCGGCGCGATCTGGTCAAACGGTACAACATCGAAGAAGATTTCTACGGTACGATCAAGCGTGCCGACAAAATGGTGAAGCTTTTGAGGGGTTCGTTATGA
- a CDS encoding tetratricopeptide repeat protein, whose protein sequence is MTVDLEIDNRITKCQKILEMDPNSQIFAALAEAYRKKGELEKAFQVCHNGLRLHPNYGAAHMVMARVNLDRGLYDWAEAELERARQVDGNSRTIELLLAEIYIYKGEYQAAIRLLKRLAASDPGNDHVQRLLDIALRIPQEQQAELGGPEPEPEPVKPEPVTPTAPVPRPLAPTRLSPAEMLAESLQIGGVGGALYVNSEGLVLETKWSSKADPAVCGASMAEVSKFLDQELMKISFGRVGAVLIETGRQVFYIIRVSGGMFVIMSDANVNLGSLRMRMATLVERVQIL, encoded by the coding sequence ATGACAGTCGACTTGGAAATCGATAATCGCATCACCAAGTGCCAGAAGATACTGGAGATGGATCCCAATTCGCAGATCTTCGCGGCGCTGGCGGAGGCGTACCGCAAAAAGGGCGAACTGGAAAAGGCGTTCCAGGTCTGTCACAATGGCCTGCGCCTGCATCCTAACTACGGCGCCGCCCACATGGTGATGGCCAGGGTCAACCTTGATCGCGGTCTCTACGATTGGGCTGAAGCCGAGTTGGAGAGGGCGCGGCAGGTCGACGGGAACAGCCGGACGATCGAACTCCTTCTGGCGGAGATCTACATATACAAGGGCGAGTACCAGGCCGCCATCCGCCTACTCAAGCGGCTCGCCGCATCCGATCCCGGCAACGATCATGTTCAGCGCCTGCTCGATATCGCTCTGCGCATTCCGCAGGAACAACAGGCTGAGCTTGGTGGCCCGGAGCCGGAACCGGAGCCGGTAAAACCTGAGCCGGTCACGCCGACTGCGCCCGTGCCAAGACCCTTGGCTCCGACCCGCCTGAGTCCGGCTGAGATGCTGGCCGAATCGCTTCAGATAGGCGGTGTGGGCGGGGCGTTGTATGTCAATTCGGAAGGCTTGGTCCTCGAGACGAAGTGGAGTTCCAAAGCCGATCCGGCGGTATGTGGTGCGTCCATGGCTGAGGTCAGCAAGTTCCTCGACCAGGAGCTGATGAAGATTTCATTTGGCCGGGTTGGAGCAGTGCTTATCGAGACGGGTCGCCAGGTGTTCTATATCATCCGCGTAAGCGGCGGGATGTTTGTCATCATGAGCGACGCCAACGTAAATCTCGGTTCGCTGCGAATGAGGATGGCCACGCTGGTCGAACGAGTGCAGATACTTTAG
- a CDS encoding roadblock/LC7 domain-containing protein translates to MYQVLSDLNKTPGVTGSMVVGNDGIVIAADMASGFEGETVGALAASITSNIQKSLDRLDTTPWTQVTIEADDAKLFFTDASLGILVVTTEKVVNIGLIRLEIRNAIDKLKLST, encoded by the coding sequence ATGTACCAAGTGCTTAGCGATCTCAATAAGACGCCCGGTGTGACCGGCTCAATGGTAGTCGGTAACGACGGTATCGTAATTGCCGCCGACATGGCGTCCGGTTTCGAGGGTGAGACAGTCGGCGCCCTGGCGGCGTCGATCACGTCCAACATCCAGAAATCCCTGGACCGTTTGGACACCACGCCCTGGACTCAGGTGACAATAGAGGCGGACGATGCCAAGCTCTTCTTCACCGACGCCAGCCTGGGCATACTCGTGGTCACTACCGAAAAGGTGGTGAACATCGGGCTGATTCGTCTGGAGATACGAAACGCCATAGACAAGCTCAAGCTGTCGACCTGA
- a CDS encoding ADP-ribosylation factor-like protein, which yields MPQNTRGKLISLATEADRTLYFDFLPINIGTINDFQAKFQLYTVPGQVYYNATRKLVLRGVDGLVFVADSQADKMDENIESLANLEENLREYGYDINQLPLVLQFNKRDLPNVLSVQELNARLNPRGLPFFEASAPSGKGVFDTLKLIIKLVLDKAKSAGSSAMSQRAAPPPAEAAPYPSGERVAAAPQPTAETIPTRTDSPQPVTAAPDWRTAAQPAASEWNAPSQPTVAVAPDPAFRPYPGSDRQMSAERRTGRVPVVSAPRELPAASLEKNIGSDSREHATGAGSMNTPQMAPSLRRRAANKKRSFFKRLFGIK from the coding sequence GTGCCGCAGAACACCCGGGGCAAGCTGATCTCGCTGGCCACCGAAGCCGACCGCACCCTGTACTTCGATTTCCTGCCCATCAATATAGGCACGATCAACGATTTTCAGGCGAAGTTCCAGTTGTATACGGTGCCGGGACAGGTCTACTACAACGCTACCCGCAAGCTGGTGCTTCGAGGCGTGGACGGCCTGGTTTTTGTCGCCGACAGCCAGGCGGACAAGATGGATGAGAACATCGAGTCGCTGGCCAACCTCGAAGAAAACCTGCGCGAATACGGCTACGATATCAATCAGTTGCCGCTGGTGCTGCAGTTCAATAAGCGTGACCTGCCGAACGTGCTGTCGGTTCAGGAACTCAACGCCCGTCTTAATCCCCGAGGCCTGCCTTTTTTCGAGGCCTCGGCGCCATCAGGAAAAGGAGTATTCGACACCCTCAAGTTGATCATAAAGCTGGTGCTGGACAAAGCCAAATCCGCCGGATCGTCGGCGATGAGCCAACGGGCAGCGCCGCCGCCAGCGGAAGCGGCGCCGTATCCATCCGGTGAGCGGGTGGCCGCCGCGCCGCAGCCGACCGCCGAGACAATTCCGACTCGAACCGACTCGCCCCAGCCGGTAACCGCCGCACCCGACTGGAGAACCGCCGCGCAACCCGCGGCGAGTGAGTGGAACGCTCCGTCGCAGCCGACAGTGGCGGTAGCTCCCGATCCCGCGTTTCGTCCGTATCCGGGCAGTGATCGCCAGATGTCTGCGGAGCGTCGCACGGGCCGCGTGCCTGTCGTGTCCGCACCACGGGAGCTGCCGGCGGCATCATTAGAGAAAAACATCGGTTCCGATTCACGTGAGCACGCGACCGGCGCCGGTTCGATGAATACACCCCAGATGGCCCCCTCGCTCAGGCGTC